In Oryza sativa Japonica Group chromosome 1, ASM3414082v1, the genomic stretch AATTAGTTAGTTACTCTCCGCCTCGATCATATCAATCGATTGATTTAGGAATTGAGCATCTAATTAACAAGCTCGATGGGGGTGCAGCAATGGCGGCGATAGGGGAGAAGGAGTGGTTCTTCTACGTGCCTCGGGACAGGAAGTACAGGAACGGGGACCGGCCGAACCGGGTGACGGCGTCGGGGTACTGGAAGGCGACGGGGGCCGACCGGATGATCCGAGCCGAGAACAACCGCCCCATCGGGCTCAAGAAGACGCTTGTCTTCTACTCCGGCAAGGCCCCCAAGGGCGTCCGCAGCAGCTGGATCATGAACGAGTATCGCCTTCCCCCCGCCGACACCGACCGCTACCACAAGGTACCCATCCATCCATGAATCTACTCGCGCTTCGTCTTcctcgatcgatctctcctTCTCATCCAATTAATTTGTAGGGGATTGAATTCTCAGTACTAGGGTTAGAGGAGTTCTTGTGTTGTTGATTCTGCTTGCTTTTAGTTGCACTGCTAGCTGGCGCTCATGGTTTGCCCATGAATTCTAGCGGTAGTATTTAAGAGTGGGTATGATTAGGGTTTCATGATTCTTCTTTCTTTGGgtgctgattttttttggggTGTTCGTCATGAGTATGCATAATTGAGTGATAGAATATGCACCTACTCGATCACTTCGATCCCTAGATGCTATATATCTTGAATATATGGGGGCCTAGAATCCTAGATTCCTCAATCATTCTGAGCTGAATTTCTCACAAACTTTCAGTAATCAGTAAGATGCTAAGATCTGAACTGAATTTCAGTGAAAAATTAACCCCTATCCTGATCTTCTCGCGTCCATGAAATTGCAGACTGAAATCTCACTATGCCGCGTGTACAAGCGCACCGGCATCGACGACGGCCATGGCCAGGTATCCACGGCGCGGTCGTCGGCGcactcccgcggcggcggcgcggcaccggTACAGGACAACAAGCAAGGCTCCTCGTCGAcgtccacgccgacgccgcctccaaCTCCGTCCAAGCTCCACCTCCTCAGCAGCGAGTGCACGTCGCCGCCCGCCATCGTCACGGACCACGCCGCCATGGTGGCGCACAAGGCACCGTCGCCGCGGcaccatcagcagcagcagcagctccacgCTGCCAAGCCTTGCGGCGGCTACCTGCAGAATTCCTCGATGGCttccgctgccggcggcgatcaGCAGCAGCAATTTCAGCAAGACTTCGCGGCGGCATTGTACCAGCAGTACTCCAAGAACACGAGCGGTGCCTTCGCCTCCACGTACTCGCTGCTCAACCTCGTCAACGCGGCATCCATGGGCAGCTCCGCCGCTGCCATTGATGAGCTGAGCTCGCTGGTGGGCCACGGCACGCCGTCCTACATTAACCCCGCGGCCGGCAGCCACAACTATAGTCAATTCCTTCACCTGCCTACGACGCCGTCGTCGCATCAACCAACGCCGGCGCCGCtcgggacgacgacggcggcagcggcggcgacgctgccgATGTcgctcgccgccttctccgaCAGGATCTGGGACTGGAATAATCCGATCCCCGAGGCCGGAGGTAGGGATTACAGCACCAGTACTGGATTCAAGTGAATCAGCTATAGCTACAGTTCATGCACGCGTGCATGGCATTCTGATCAGATGGTACCACCATGtactacctctctctctctctctctctctctctctctctctctgtgtgtccCACTCTCTGGTTCACAGTTATTAATTCTGATGAAACGATCAGATCGAGTGCGTACGTATCAGAGTACTATACCCATGTTAATTCTCAATTAATCCATAGATCATGCCTTCTAAACTAGTGGTAAGTATGATCAGGAGTTCAGGATAGGTAATTTGTATTTCTCTCTGAGTAATGATGAACTGCATATAATAACCTTCCCTTGATCGATGAGGTCATAGTCATAACAATTTCTTTGCTCCATTCACTTTAatacttttttttcatcatatgttCATGGATGTGCTACTACATGTACATGCTGACTGCAGCACGTACGTAGGAGTACTTGTTTGTCTAGTCAAAAgttcatcctttttttttaactgtcTGACTTGGACACTGCACTGATCTCTGCACTGcacataaaataatatatgctgCCTGGGGCTGCATGATTGGGTGAAGACCATGGCAGAGATTGCTTCCTTTGGAATGATTGGGAGAGAGGACTTGCAGGTGCTGCATGTCGGGGTAGTATACACAGGACCGTGTCAGAGAATTGTGAAGATCATATCTACTCCTATCATGGTTTGGTTTGGTCATGCATGTGAGGGCAGCATTTGTCTCTTCTCTAGCTATGCATGTGTACAGTGTTCTTCCTCCTTGGCATCAACTAGCCACCAAATTAAATGATACATTCCTCTTTGTCTGCTCGTGCTGGCTGTAAAGATCTCTGAAATGAACATGTCAGATTGTGTCATGCATGGGCTCAGCAAAATGGTTTTTGGAGTTAATAGTCTCTCGTCTTCCTTCTGGGGTTAGAGATGGGGAGTATGGTGAAATGCATGGGCGAGGATAAGATGCCTCCTGTCTAGCTGAATACCGTGCCCATGAAATGATCTTTTGATAGATTAGACATGACGGTCTATTGGTAGGGACTAAAACAGCTAGTTAATCAGTTATGTTTCTTTCTCACTTTCTTGTATACAGTGTGCTTTGTACTTTTAACTAGATCTACCGCTAGAAGCTAGCTTGATACTCTAGCTATAGTTATTTGATGGTAGATTGGTAGGACAACGAACAGATGAATAAATGGAAGCTTGCAAGCTAGGGACTATTCAGCATTGGAGCTAGTGTGCAATTTGTTCAAGTAAAAATCAAGTTTATTTAAATTATGCTCAGTATGCCTTTAATTTCCTTCTGTTTTTAGCCACAACCACGTATTAGACCATGTCCATTAGAACTCTAATTTCATGACGTACGTGTAATATGGATATATATGCACAGATGATATAAAAGCAAGAGAGCAATGTTTGAGTACATCGACTTGAATGGGCGCAGAAAATGAGCTGGAAGGGCATTCTGGTGAAGTTACATAAATTGCATAGTCAAACCGAATCTCTACATGGGGAACTCCTGACTTCTGCAGCTTCTTTTATAATCTCCTACACCTCCTTGTGTATTTGCATAGAGCCTAATTAAGAGACATATATTGAGGtatttttgtgttaaaaatatggTCATAGTTAACCTAATGCAGGGGCAAATCTAAAACAACAATTACCAAATGCCCTATACATATCAATCATAGATGTGATACATTGTTTACATGGTAATATATATGATAGGATATTAAcagaattttaaattttatggcGAAGAATTTAAACTTGAAAATAATCTTAAACAATGAGAGATCAAACATTGGATACGTATCAATCGATAGCGAGATGTTTATGATGACTTCATGAATCTCAAGAGATGCCAACATAATCTTTCAGATGTGCTCATAAGGGTGAGGTGTGGGTGTATGCGTTTATATataggggggaggggagagggggtgAGTGCACACGTATTTTGAGTACTTGCGTTTGTACaattgtactgtgtttctaaaaaaaattgaaagcaGAGTCATTTTAGCAAGATATATATGATTCTTTCTATAGCGATAATTAATATTATCATTTGCAACAGAGACTAAAAGGAAGTCAATGTCAAACACCGAAATAATGAAAACCGTTACACAACATGAGACTATCATACAGCCCATGAAAATGTCAAACACACATAGCCTTATTAGATGGTGGCCACAAGGAAGGTAGCACGAGGAGAAGCGCGCAATATCCGGACATATGATGGCTTCAAAGATGCGACGTGCATGTGGTCTGGTACCCAAAAAGCGGCTCGCGATCGGTCGATCGACAAAAGGACACAACCACATCTtacaccgatcgatcgatcgatcacttgATAGATGACGTCACCCACGCAGTACGGACGTCTTCGTCAGGTGATAAGGCCGATCATATGTTGCGCACAAAACTGACACGACATATTACATGCTTGCCATCTAGCTCGTACTGCTGTATATGCATTTGCTAtctgagaaaaagaaaacattatTATAGTGTATTTTTTGGTACACGACCATGATTATATTGTTGATTATTTGCGATCAGAACTGGGAGcagaactctctctctctctctctctctctctctctctctctctctctctctctctctctctctctctctctctctctttttatgTACGCGCGTGAAGCTACGCACGTACGGACCGACCGGTGAGCACAAAAGGGGCGCACAATTAACGTCGCCGCGTGAGCGAGTCCGGGCCCCGCGTGCACCCCCCGGCCACCACAGCTTCGAGTTGGCAcccatcgatccatccatccaccggcgcggcgaggcTAGCATAGCAGCTAGCGCCATCATGGCGAGCACCACAACCTCCCCTCGCATTACACACGCACGCACACACAGATCCATCGATCCGCGCCTCGTTCGCCGCTATCTCAACCGATCGATCTCGCGCTCCATCCGTCACTCGCGCGCGATCGATCCCCTTTTGGCCCACGTACGCGAAAATGGCCGCGATGTGTtgtacgcgcgcgcgcgcgcgcgtgcgtgcgtgtatGCGCGCGCAGGTGAGGTGAGGCAGCTAGCCGCGGGGGAGTTCAACTGTTGATGATTATGCGTAACTAGGCGCGAGTTTAGGGGGGGCAAAAGCGAGCTTTTGGAGGGGAGCTTTTGTGCACGCGCGAGATTACACATGCACGGTTACggggggatggatggatggatggatcggggCATGATGGGATCGTTGAAACTGTGCGTGTGGCGTGGCTGCGTCTTTGCGTACGTGCTCGTAGGTGTCTGTAGGTTGatcccgatcgatcgatcgaaaaaGAGTTTGGTTAAGCATGGCATGGGGAGAtacctttttaaaattttattcgtggtggtgactggtgagtgTGTGATaggtgcgtgcgtgtgtttgtgTTGTGACTCCTAAAACTGGGCTGGGGCTGGGCATGCGTGATATCTGGCAAATGACGGCGGGCCACGAAACTGATCTCGATCTGGACGGGAGGGACGTACGCGTCGACGTAGCCGGCGTACGCGTACGTGGTGTAGAGAGCGGGGCGGCGTACAGCACGCGAGCCGGCGCGCGGCAGCTTTTGTCgcggggggagagggagagagagagagggacgcGGCCCCATCGGCCCGGGACCGCATGGGGTGGTGGCAACTGGCAAGAGATCCCGCGGCCCCCGCGCGTTTGGTGTGGGGTTCGCGCGGGCCAGCGGGCGCGGGCGTCGGACGAGCGAGCGAGCGGTGCGCGGCGTGCCGGCGTTAGTGGGGGAGGTGGCGGGGTTGGGGGCTCGGCGGTGTGTGGTCTGGTGCGACGCGGTGTGCGGGACCGTGTGGGTGTGGCCGCCCGTGCGCGTGCGGTGGCCGCGGGGTTTTATCCGGTAGCGCGGctgggctgctgctgcttgctgctTGGAATGATTTCACGCTTTTTCTTCCACGAGCAAAGTCACATGCACACTGATACTGTACTTTATCAGATGTAATCCTTTTTTCTGCAAAGAATTAATCAGATGTAACCTGAGTACCTGCCTAAATTCAGAGTATAGTACTGGAGTACTATTCATATATTCCCACTGTGCCCTACCGGTCAATTTTTCAGATGCAACTAATGCGTATATTGTCTCCAAAAAGAAACGGTAGAACCGAGAGAAAGCAGCATTCAATTGCTGCGCTGAGAACCATTAATTATTTCAGTCGGCTGTGCAGCAGGAAACCGGCCGTGCCGAAGCCGGTCCACCCACCGCACTTCCTTAATACTCCATGGATCACTATATTCACCACTATTCAGACCATTCACTCGCTGACAGCCAAAGCCCTGATGATACAAGGCCTGAAGGCCATCCACGGATCCTCGTGTAAACTCATCGCTACTCTGTCCCTTCGCAATTCTGGAACAACTAATATACAACAATCGaatgatttattttgggatctCATATCAAATTTTTGACCCGTAGATCTTATAACACCATATACTGCAGGTAGAAGAGAGCGAGAACAAGTACTGCACTTGTTAATTTTGTGCCAGGAGGTGAGCCAGTGTATGCACAGTAGAGTTAATTGATTGATATAACGtctttaaacttttttttctgaCTTGAAATTGAACAAGAGTAGTAGAAATCTTGTGAACAAACTGTCTGACAAACCTGTTTGTGCAATTCTACCCCAGAACGTCAAGGAACTCCCTGCATCCTGCACCCTGCAGGATCATCAACCCCGACAGATACTATTAATAAGAGAGTATGCAACTGCAGAGTCCAAAGGTAAATAGATACTCCTACAGGCTTGACCAATGAGCAACTTTGAATACATAATATATCCTTGTCGAATTGGCGCTGCCTCCTTCCCAGTTGACAAACCCAGCAGAAGCCTGCCATAATACTGCATCAACTAGTATCGGTTACAGTACAATCCGATGTCACTAACTCACTATCAACCTATCAGGACATTATCTACTCCAGATTAATGATATCATTCAGAATGCATGCATGGTAAAAGCATGAGGACAAATGGTGGAAAACGGATAGCCATAGAAGAAAGATGACAGTATCATGGGACAATCGAACAACACATTATGGGCATGTGTCCTGTTCTGCTATAGTATTCTCAAAGCAGCACTGCAGGGCCAACAGGATTATTCTCATTAACAGCATTGCAGGCCTGAGGCCTCCTCACCTCTGCCTAATAAAACACTACTAGCCTTACAGGATTCCTAGTTTCAAACCAGCAGCAAGATTCAGAGCTGCAAGAAAGAATCATAAAATCTGCTTTTAATTATTTCGCTGAACCCATTTATTCGATCCTCAGTAACAACAATGCTGACTGCTGAGCGCATCGCACCAGCATCTGATATCACCACGTTTCGGTATCCAAATGAGTCCACAGCTCCAAGCTTTTATATTCATCATATGGCCATCAATTAGGTACCTATATATGTTgcagaattgaaaaaaaaaagtaaaattggGTGTCATTCGATAGTTCATTCCTACATGAACAATGCACATGCCTAGCACCAGCCACCCATGTAGTGTAGTTTTCTTGAGTTGGGAAATATGAATAGTATTCTTCACAAAATTCATAGCACATACAATATCATGATTAATAAGTAACATAAGCATGTCATTTGATGAAGACAGGAATGTTGAATaaaaagtggtaaatagtttCAGTTAACTTGCAGCTCGCTAGGGCTGTACTAAAATGAAACTAAGTTCAGCAAGGAAAACATTATGCTTGAAAATCGAATGCAAGTCTGCTGTACCTGCACTACAAACACCATTCTCTGGCATTCTGGAACATGCGCAGCCAGGGACTGGGACCACACTTCTCAAGCTGCCATTCCTTGGGATACCATGGATATTGCCACATCATGAAGCAACGCTCTGGGTGTGGCATCATAGCAAGATGTCTTCCATCAGGGGAGCAAAGGGCTGCAATGCCAAGGGGAGAGCCATTGGGATTGAACGGGTAGACTTCGGTAATGTTATTAGCATCGTCACAGTACCGCACAGGAGCCAGGTTAGAGTTCACAACACTAGCTAGAACATTTTCATCTGGGAAGAAAGCTCTCCCCTCACCATGAGCACTCCAAATGCCCAGTGTAGAACCTTCCATTCCTTTGAACATGATAGCAGGAGAGGTCCCTATAGAGACACTTGTAAACCGACACTCAAAACGACCAGATTCATTGTGAATAAATCTTGGCTGGGACATGTCCCCACCTGAACCAAGAGAACTTCCGACATCTGATCCTGGTACCCAGCCAAGAAGAGCCATTAGCTGACAACCATTGCACACTCCAAGGCTGAAAGTATCTGGCCTATTATAGAAATTCTGGAACTGCTGTATGAGGGGCTGATTAAACCTGATTGATGCAGCCCACCCTTTAGCTGAATCAAGAACATCTGCATAGCTAAAACCACCAACAAATGCAATCCCACGGTACTCCTCTAGAGAAGACTTCCCAGCTAAGAGGTCTGACATTGTGATATCCCATGGTTCAAATCCAGCAGCATAGAATGCAGCAGCCATCTCCCTATCACCATTGCTCCCTTCTTCACGAATGATGGCAACTTTTGGCTTTGAGGAAGCAGTCAGCAGTTTTTCATCTGTAAATTTGGGAGTGAAAGACAAAGACCACGATGGTGATGTTCTGTGCTTTAGTCCTTCTTTCTCAAGTCTGACACAAGATTTCAGGCGTTGTAGCCCCTCAAGCTGGAAGCTTGTTTCCTCCCAGATATCCCTGAGATCTGAAGTTTTTTCCTTGAGATGCAGCCTGCCATCAACAACTAGCTCAATATCTGGTGATGCTGTAACTTGTCCAATTACATTAGCGGAAATGCCTCCTGCTTCAAGCTTTTGCTTCACAACACTGAGATCTTTCAAGTGCACTTCAAGAAGAAGGCCAAGCTCCTCGGCAAAGAGTGCTTGAAGAAGGCCCGAATCTTCTGAGTCAATGTTCAGCTTAACACCGCAATTACCAGCAAATGCCATCTCAAGAACACTCACAATAAGACCCCCATCACTAATGTCATGGCCAGCTGAGATAAGGCGCTGACTAAGCAATTCCTGAACGGCCTCAAAAGCTTTCTTTAAGTAGGGAACATCATCAATGTCTGGGCAGTCATTTCCAATTTGATCAAAAGCCTGTGCAAGAGCAGAACCACCAAGCCTGCGCTTTCCTTTGCCCAGGTCAATGTGCAGCAAAACTCCATCATTGCCAAGCTTCAAATCAGGAGTTACTGTCAATGTTATATCAGGACATGTCACATAAGCACTGATGACCAGATTTCCAGGAGCCTTGACAACCTCACCATCACATTGAGCTGCCATGGAAAGACTGTCCTTTCCCCCATCGATTGCAATACCAAGTTGAATCATGCAGTCAGCCAATGCAACAGCAGCATCATACATATCTGCACCTTCTCCATCAAGCTTTGCAGCATACATCCAGTTACCACTTGCTTTGACATCAGAAAGTGATGAAACTTTAGCCCAGACCAGATTAGTCAAGGCCTCCCCAACAGCAAGTCTTGCCATGGCCTTGGGATTAAGTAAACCTTTTGCTGGTTGTTCTCCAATGGCACAGGCACCACCTGTCAAGTCAGTATATGTCTGTGCAATCACAGCCACATCTGCGAGAGGAAGTTGGAGAGGTCCAACTGTCTGCTGTTGTGCAACAAGACCTGTCACACACCTGTCAACTTTTGTGGTTAAGAAACGCTTAGAACATATGGACGGAAGACTCAATACTCGCTTCAGAGCATCCATGATTGTTACTCCAGGGGCAATGTCTAAGGGCTCGCTGACTAGAGACACTCGCTTGAATTCAAAGGTCTTTTGGGGCATATCTCCTAGAACCTTTTCAAGTTCAAGATCCTCAACAGGGGTTGGAGGAGGAAGGCCATTTATCTTGGCATGCTCCATAGCAGCACTGTCAATCAAAACAATCTTTCCACATCCATCAATTGTACCAATGACAGCCATTGAAACCCTTTCCCTTTCACAAAGTGACTCTAACAGGCTTCTGCTCTCAGGCTTCACCAGAAGTGCATCTTGTTCCTGGTACTCAGCACCCCATATCTCCAAGACAGACAATGTATGATCACCGACAACAATTGATCGTATATCAATTTCAGCACCCTTAGGATAGATAATTTCCTTCACTACATTGCAATTTCCTCCAGCACCCTGGTCATGAATGCTGATAATGGGGTTGCTCTCTCCCATTTCTGCACATGCCCTGACCACACGATATAGTTTTTGTGCCATTTCAGCATCTCCACGCTGCACTGCATTGAAATCGAGCTCTGCATCATTCTGTCCACTAACCATGCTTGaggcagcaccaccacccataccAATTCTGTATGCTGGGCCACCAATCTTCACAACTAGCATCCCAATCTCTGGATCCCCCTTAGATATGTGTGCATGATCGATTTGCCCGATTGCCCCACTAAACATTATTGGCTTCAGCCACTCACGCCGTTCCCCATTAAGCAGCCTCATCCCAAAATTTCTAGTAAAGCCCTGAATTAGAGGTTCACCAAACTTATTCCCATAGTCAGAAGCACCATCGCTAGCATCAACCAGAATTTGCAAAGGGGAGGCCAAATTCGACGGATATGAAAAGGATGGATCCTCCCAGGGTGCATATGAACCTTCCATTCGGAGATTACCAACACAATAGCCAGCAGTAGAAGCAACAACAAAAGAACCCTTTCCGGTGGCATGTGTGTCTCTTATGCGACCACCTGCACCTGTCTCAGCTCCTGGGTAAGGTGCCACAGCACATGGAAAATTATGGGTTTCTGCTGTGAATAAAATATCAAGCTCA encodes the following:
- the LOC4324899 gene encoding probable phosphoribosylformylglycinamidine synthase, chloroplastic/mitochondrial; protein product: MVSPGEMSVSNPLRFQGFPCNVGKRNVFIAARSSGLGRSRIAQQCFQQHHICYPGVRRASVPNVRMLPAPGALVSRGVDSSLVPKTGNASEAGVIQLYRIPYLQESETIELLRQVQAKVSSNIVGIKTEQCFNIQLDNALTPEKLATLQWLLAETYEPDKLQAQSFLEEEISRSPYSVIVEVGPRMTFSTAFSTNAVSICKSLSLMEVTRLERSRRYLLCLDPGNGPLDESQLNDFAALVHDRMTECVYPNKLTSFHSDVVPEPVRIVPVIERGREALEEINVKMGLAFDEQDIKYYTHLFRDDIKRNPTTVELFDIAQSNSEHSRHWFFNGKLVIDGETMPKTLFQLVKSPLKANPDNNSVIGFKDNSSAIKGYPANQLRPTIPGSTSPLSVMMRELDILFTAETHNFPCAVAPYPGAETGAGGRIRDTHATGKGSFVVASTAGYCVGNLRMEGSYAPWEDPSFSYPSNLASPLQILVDASDGASDYGNKFGEPLIQGFTRNFGMRLLNGERREWLKPIMFSGAIGQIDHAHISKGDPEIGMLVVKIGGPAYRIGMGGGAASSMVSGQNDAELDFNAVQRGDAEMAQKLYRVVRACAEMGESNPIISIHDQGAGGNCNVVKEIIYPKGAEIDIRSIVVGDHTLSVLEIWGAEYQEQDALLVKPESRSLLESLCERERVSMAVIGTIDGCGKIVLIDSAAMEHAKINGLPPPTPVEDLELEKVLGDMPQKTFEFKRVSLVSEPLDIAPGVTIMDALKRVLSLPSICSKRFLTTKVDRCVTGLVAQQQTVGPLQLPLADVAVIAQTYTDLTGGACAIGEQPAKGLLNPKAMARLAVGEALTNLVWAKVSSLSDVKASGNWMYAAKLDGEGADMYDAAVALADCMIQLGIAIDGGKDSLSMAAQCDGEVVKAPGNLVISAYVTCPDITLTVTPDLKLGNDGVLLHIDLGKGKRRLGGSALAQAFDQIGNDCPDIDDVPYLKKAFEAVQELLSQRLISAGHDISDGGLIVSVLEMAFAGNCGVKLNIDSEDSGLLQALFAEELGLLLEVHLKDLSVVKQKLEAGGISANVIGQVTASPDIELVVDGRLHLKEKTSDLRDIWEETSFQLEGLQRLKSCVRLEKEGLKHRTSPSWSLSFTPKFTDEKLLTASSKPKVAIIREEGSNGDREMAAAFYAAGFEPWDITMSDLLAGKSSLEEYRGIAFVGGFSYADVLDSAKGWAASIRFNQPLIQQFQNFYNRPDTFSLGVCNGCQLMALLGWVPGSDVGSSLGSGGDMSQPRFIHNESGRFECRFTSVSIGTSPAIMFKGMEGSTLGIWSAHGEGRAFFPDENVLASVVNSNLAPVRYCDDANNITEVYPFNPNGSPLGIAALCSPDGRHLAMMPHPERCFMMWQYPWYPKEWQLEKCGPSPWLRMFQNAREWCL
- the LOC4324898 gene encoding NAC domain-containing protein 35, with product MHMRRGRAAGGEGEAAAVVVMNRYDNNGHAAAAAAAAVAGGGGGGGGNKAAGEVDGHEDDLVMPGFRFHPTEEELIEFYLRRKVEGKRFNVELITFLDLYRYDPWELPAMAAIGEKEWFFYVPRDRKYRNGDRPNRVTASGYWKATGADRMIRAENNRPIGLKKTLVFYSGKAPKGVRSSWIMNEYRLPPADTDRYHKTEISLCRVYKRTGIDDGHGQVSTARSSAHSRGGGAAPVQDNKQGSSSTSTPTPPPTPSKLHLLSSECTSPPAIVTDHAAMVAHKAPSPRHHQQQQQLHAAKPCGGYLQNSSMASAAGGDQQQQFQQDFAAALYQQYSKNTSGAFASTYSLLNLVNAASMGSSAAAIDELSSLVGHGTPSYINPAAGSHNYSQFLHLPTTPSSHQPTPAPLGTTTAAAAATLPMSLAAFSDRIWDWNNPIPEAGGRDYSTSTGFK